The genomic DNA TCCATTTGATGATTCATCAAATCCTCCTGCTAAATCGGCCCTGCAACCTTCCAGCAAGCGATTTATTGCCTCTCGTGTAGCTATGCCTACGTCAAAAACTACGCCTGTAGCTGTCCAATAACTTTGATATAACCACGATGTAAAATTGCCAGCTAATCCCTGTAAATTAAATCCATTAGCGATGCTTTCTGCAAGGCAGAAGGTCAGGGCACTATCGTCGGACCATGTTCCGGGAGGCATATTGTACGTACCAAAGCCCATCATATCGGTAACGGGATTTTTTACGCGCTGACTCCTTTCTTCAAATTCCACTGGCACCCCCATCGCGTCTCCAATGGCAACACCGAGCAATATATCCTTATAATGATCTCTTTTATTGGCCAACTTCAAATCGGTTTTAATATGTTTTACAACTCCTTCCGCATTACATAATCATTCATCCAATACGGGCCAATGGCTATATCCTCTTCTGAAGCGACTACGAATCCCATTTTTTCATAAAAGGTTTTGGCGTTGTTATAGCGGTTCACATTCAATTCCAGTATCTGTTTACCGGCATCTGTTGTTCTTTGAATCACTTCATTAATTAGCACTTTACCATAACCTTTACCTTGTGTTTTGGGCAGGCAATACAGCTTATGCAGTTTATAAATATCAGCATCCTCTTCACGCGGCGAATAGGCTGCAAAAGCTACAGGCTCTTCTCCTTCCAATAACAGGATAAAAGTTTGCGCACCGGTTTCAATCTGCTTGCTGATCTTATCCGTCGAGTAGATCTCATTCAGCATAAAAGAGATCTGTTCTTTTTCCAGTATCGGACTGTAAGTAACCCACCAGGTTTGGTCGGCTATTTGGATGATGGTTTCTACATCATTTACGGTCGCTGTTCTTATTGTATACATATTCAAATCTTATTAACTTTTTTCTTCCCAGATCATGCAGAGGTGCAATATGGTTTCCACGGCTTTTTGCATATCCTGTACCGATACCCATTCCTGTTTGCTGTGAAAAGCATGTTCGCCTGCGAATATATTAGGACAAGGCAAACCCATGAAGGACAATCTGGATCCGTCGGTGCCTCCCCTGATGCTGCAAAGTTTGGCTTTAATACCTGTACGACCGATGGCTTCCATAGCATACTCTACAATCTCCGGATGCTTATCCAATACTGTTTTCATATTGCGGTATTGCTCGCTTACCGTTAAACTATAAGTTGATGCAGGATATTTTTTTAATACCAAGTCAGCCGTTTTGCGGATCACATCAGCATGATCACTCAATTTTTTTGCGTCAAAATCACGGATGATAAAATCAATGCCGGCAGTCTCTACATGCCCTTCAATAGCTACGGGGTGTATAAAACCCTGCATACCTTCTGTATGCTCGGGCGACAAATCATCAGGCAAAGCGGCGATGATCTCTCCTGCAATTTTAATGGCGCTTTCCATTTTACCCTTGGCAAAGCCCGGGTGCGAGCTTACGCCATTAATGGTTAATCTTGCTCCATCTGCCGAGAAAGTTTCATTTTCCATATTACCTGCGCTTTCACCATCCATAGTATAACCGGCATAGGCACCCAGTTTGGCAATATCTACATGATCAACTCCATGGCCCACCTCTTCATCGGGGGTAAATAATATCCGGATATCACCATGTTTTATTTCGGGGTGGTTCATCAGCTGGTAACAAGCGTCCATGATCTCGGCAACACCGGCTTTATTATCGGCTCCCAATAGTGTGGTACCGCTTGCAGTTATCACATCGTTACTTATTTGATTTTTCAAGTCGGGGTGTTCCGCCTGCTTTATAATCTGAGAAGTATCATCCGGTAATATAATATCCTGTCCCTGGTAATTTTTATGAACAATGGGCTTTACGTCTTTCCCGCTGCAATCGGGCGCGGTATCCATGTGCGAGCAAAAACAAATTACAGGCACCTGTTTATCTGTATTGGATGGTATAGTGGCATATACATAACCATATTTGTCCATATGGGCATCGGCAACTCCTATGCCTAAAAGCTCATCAACCAGCAGCCGTGCCAAATCTTTTTGCTTTTCTGTCGACGGAAATGAAACAGAAGAGGGGTCTGATTGCGTATCAAGGGTAACGTAACGCAAGAAGCGTTCGGTAACGGTAAAGTTTAATAATGAATGAAAATTCATAAAGCTATATATTAGTAAAGTTTTACCGGCAACCGTACCCGGCATGTTCCTTTTGTAAATATTGATTAAAATTTAGCTTTGAAAAAATTTATTCTGTTTTTTGTTTTAGCAGTTGCAGGGTTTAAGGTAAAGGCACAGGAAGGGTATAATTATTATGAATGGGGTGTTGGCGGCGGCATTGGTTATGGCAGGGCTTATGCCGATACCAAAAGGCAGGACTGGCATGCTATTTATAACCTAAACCTGGCCTACAACTTTAATCCTTACGTGCCTGTTGCACTGGAATACCAGTTTGGTACACTGTCCGGAGGGGGACTTACCCCCGATAAAGATGCTTACGGACGTATGTACAAGAATGCTTATAAAGCTTTATTGCTGCATGCTGATGCCCAATTAGGTAGCTTTATTGATTATGCAGACAATGGTTTTTTAAACGCGGTTAAAAACTTTTATGTAGGTACGGGGATCGGTGCTATATCTAACAACATGAAATTTATACAGCGTGGCAACCCACCCGCGTTTTCCGATCCCAGCAATTCTTACTATCACGGCCCTTTGGGTACCAAAGAAGGCTTTCAGGGTAAAGACAAAAGTATCAACCTGGTTTTACCGCTACGTTTTGGCTATGAGTTTAAAATTTATGATTCATACAATCAGGTTGGTTATACCATTACCTTAGGGTATGAACATAATTATACTTTTGGCGAAGGTCTTGATGGATATGATGACCCTCCGGCTAAGTTTAAAAACAATGCTCCCGACCAATATGCCCACTTCACGATAGGTTTCCGGTACAATTTTGGTAATACCGTATCCTATAATAAACTGATCAGAGATTTCAGATTTTGAATATAGAAGAATTACGTGATTATTGCCTGCAAAAGCCAGGAGTAACAGAAGGCTTTCCTTTTGGCGAGGATACCCTTGTTTTTAAAGTTAGCGGTAAATTATTTTTACTGATCGGGTTAGAAAACGGTAACCGGTTTAATGTGAAGTGCGAACCCGAGCTTGCCGTCGACCTGCGTGAGCGTTATAGCGAAGTACAACCAGGCTATCATATGAATAAAAAAATGTGGAACACCGTTTACATGGATGGTTCACTAACCCATAAGCAACTCTGCGAAATGATTGATCATTCTTATGATCAGGTGGTTCTTGGTCTATCGAAAAAACTACAGGCTGAGCTGAAGGAAGAGCTGAGATACAGGAACGAAGATTAATTACCTTATTTGAGATTCTCTTAGCCATTGCATCTCATCTCTTGGCTCCCAAATACTATATTTGAGCAATAATACATCCCGATGAAGAAAATTCTATCCGCTTTATTAATTTGCTTAATCTCCTTGTCGGTTAAAGCTCAGTTAACGCCGTTTGAGCAGCATCAGGATCATAATTACACCGCTACCTATGCCGAAGTTATAGCTTATTATAAAAACCTGAATAAGCTGTATCCTCAACAAATGAGGCTGATCAATTACGGCACTACCGATATAGGCAAACCGCTTACGCTCATTGTTCTGTCGCGGGATAAAGTTTTTGATCCGGCTTCGATCAAAAAACAAAACAAACGCGTGCTGCTCATCAACAATGGCATACATCCCGGTGAGCCCGAAGGCATAGATGCCAGTATGATGTTGGTGCGCGATCTGTTGAAAAAAGATCAGCTGCCCAAAGACGTAGTGATATGCCTTATTGCTTTATACAATATTGATGGTAACCTGAACCGGGGTTTGAGCCGTGTTAGTCAGAACGGTCCGGTAGCATATGGTTTCAGGGGGAACTATCGTAACCTGGACCTGAACCGCGATTTCATCAAAGCCGACAGCCGCAACGCCCTCGCGTTTACACAAATACTCACTGCCTGGAAACCCGAGGTATTCCTGGATAACCATACCAGCGATGGCGCCGATTACCAGTATGTAATGACCCTTATTGAAACGCAAAAGGATAAACAAAACCCTATCCTGGCTACTTATACCTCCAAAACGCTTACACCCTATTTGTACAGCCACATGAAAAAAAGCGGGTATGAAATGATCCCCTATGGTGCCGGCGAAGAAGGCCTGCCCGACTCGGGCATCGTAAGCTTTCTGGAAACACCCCGCTTTGCCACCGGCTTTGCCGCCCAGCATAATATCATCAGTTATATTACCGAAACGCATATGCTCAAGGCTTTTGACAAACGGGTATATGCTACGTATGATTTTATGCAGCACCTCATCAATATCTATCAGCGCGATGCCAAACTGATAGGTCAACTGAAACAACAAGCCGATGCAGAGGTGGCTCAGCAAAAAAATTTCGCGCTGAACTGGACTGTAGACCGGGAAGCCAGAGATACCATTACTTTCAAAGGCTACGAGGCCGGCTATAAAACCAGCGAAGTGAGCGGCTTAAACCGCTTGTATTATGACCGGAATAAACCTTACACCAAAACCATTAACTTTTGGAACACCTATAAAGTTACCACCACGGCCGATAAACCGGTAGCCTATGTGATACCACAAGCCTGGGGTAAGGTGATCGACCTGTTTAAACTGAACGGGGTTAAAAT from Mucilaginibacter inviolabilis includes the following:
- a CDS encoding GNAT family N-acetyltransferase; the protein is MYTIRTATVNDVETIIQIADQTWWVTYSPILEKEQISFMLNEIYSTDKISKQIETGAQTFILLLEGEEPVAFAAYSPREEDADIYKLHKLYCLPKTQGKGYGKVLINEVIQRTTDAGKQILELNVNRYNNAKTFYEKMGFVVASEEDIAIGPYWMNDYVMRKEL
- the pepT gene encoding peptidase T: MNFHSLLNFTVTERFLRYVTLDTQSDPSSVSFPSTEKQKDLARLLVDELLGIGVADAHMDKYGYVYATIPSNTDKQVPVICFCSHMDTAPDCSGKDVKPIVHKNYQGQDIILPDDTSQIIKQAEHPDLKNQISNDVITASGTTLLGADNKAGVAEIMDACYQLMNHPEIKHGDIRILFTPDEEVGHGVDHVDIAKLGAYAGYTMDGESAGNMENETFSADGARLTINGVSSHPGFAKGKMESAIKIAGEIIAALPDDLSPEHTEGMQGFIHPVAIEGHVETAGIDFIIRDFDAKKLSDHADVIRKTADLVLKKYPASTYSLTVSEQYRNMKTVLDKHPEIVEYAMEAIGRTGIKAKLCSIRGGTDGSRLSFMGLPCPNIFAGEHAFHSKQEWVSVQDMQKAVETILHLCMIWEEKS
- a CDS encoding MmcQ/YjbR family DNA-binding protein; this encodes MNIEELRDYCLQKPGVTEGFPFGEDTLVFKVSGKLFLLIGLENGNRFNVKCEPELAVDLRERYSEVQPGYHMNKKMWNTVYMDGSLTHKQLCEMIDHSYDQVVLGLSKKLQAELKEELRYRNED
- a CDS encoding M14 family zinc carboxypeptidase, whose amino-acid sequence is MKKILSALLICLISLSVKAQLTPFEQHQDHNYTATYAEVIAYYKNLNKLYPQQMRLINYGTTDIGKPLTLIVLSRDKVFDPASIKKQNKRVLLINNGIHPGEPEGIDASMMLVRDLLKKDQLPKDVVICLIALYNIDGNLNRGLSRVSQNGPVAYGFRGNYRNLDLNRDFIKADSRNALAFTQILTAWKPEVFLDNHTSDGADYQYVMTLIETQKDKQNPILATYTSKTLTPYLYSHMKKSGYEMIPYGAGEEGLPDSGIVSFLETPRFATGFAAQHNIISYITETHMLKAFDKRVYATYDFMQHLINIYQRDAKLIGQLKQQADAEVAQQKNFALNWTVDREARDTITFKGYEAGYKTSEVSGLNRLYYDRNKPYTKTINFWNTYKVTTTADKPVAYVIPQAWGKVIDLFKLNGVKMQQLAHDTTLGLQMYYIEDYKTPQKPFEGHYLHSAVKLNPVDTRVKFYAGDYVVYTNQSINRYIVETLEPQGVDSFFAWNFFDSMLGEKEYFSDYVFEDIAANLLKKDPELKKKLDDAKSKDPKLAGSAQAQLFFVYRNSPYFEKTFMRYPVGRLLTDTKLDLK